One Phycisphaerae bacterium genomic region harbors:
- a CDS encoding substrate-binding domain-containing protein yields MKAKYEALADDLKRKISALEPGTRLPPVRQMVQESGVSQFTVVRALEILEQEGYVIRRPTVGTYTSRPRRTQGLGSATRRILLLSLDICDMAFNEVLRRTLVERGYLPRIHYFDLRESPERWVPRVRADGILFLAACPSHAVPVLRKRGVPLVCQGVPYSREEVDCTYGDERGVGVMAARHLLELGHRRLAVLNHEPDTPDGRERIAGFLDEAERAAAQVRVLDCHAELHCDSRETGKRRIMETLEEGALDFTGLFAINDAGAVGALQAFYLRDIRVPDRVSVIGCDNRDGAAYLCPALTTFEFSHADRANGLVDILEERLQGNDAPVVQKAFEAKLIVRDSTGRAGDY; encoded by the coding sequence ATGAAAGCCAAGTACGAAGCGTTGGCGGACGACCTGAAGCGGAAGATCTCAGCCCTGGAGCCGGGAACCCGTCTTCCGCCGGTACGCCAGATGGTCCAGGAGAGCGGGGTCAGCCAGTTTACGGTGGTTCGGGCGTTGGAGATTCTCGAGCAGGAGGGCTATGTGATCCGTCGCCCGACGGTTGGGACGTACACCTCGCGTCCGCGGCGAACGCAAGGTTTGGGCTCGGCCACGCGGCGGATACTGCTCCTGTCGCTGGATATCTGCGACATGGCCTTCAACGAGGTTCTTCGACGAACGCTGGTGGAGCGGGGATATCTGCCGCGGATTCACTATTTCGATCTTCGCGAGTCGCCGGAACGGTGGGTGCCGCGGGTGCGGGCGGATGGCATTCTCTTCCTGGCCGCCTGTCCGTCGCACGCGGTTCCGGTGTTGCGGAAGCGCGGCGTGCCGCTGGTCTGCCAGGGCGTGCCGTACTCCCGAGAGGAGGTCGATTGCACCTACGGCGACGAGCGGGGAGTGGGGGTGATGGCGGCCCGGCATCTTCTGGAGTTGGGGCACCGCCGGCTGGCGGTGCTGAACCACGAGCCGGACACGCCGGACGGCCGGGAGCGGATCGCGGGATTCCTGGATGAGGCCGAACGGGCGGCGGCCCAGGTGCGGGTGCTCGACTGTCACGCTGAGTTGCACTGCGATTCCCGGGAAACGGGCAAACGGAGGATCATGGAGACGCTGGAGGAGGGGGCGTTGGACTTCACCGGGCTTTTCGCGATCAACGATGCGGGGGCGGTTGGCGCCCTGCAGGCATTCTATCTGCGGGACATCCGCGTGCCGGATCGGGTGAGCGTGATCGGCTGTGACAACCGGGACGGGGCCGCGTACCTGTGTCCGGCCCTGACCACGTTTGAGTTCAGCCACGCCGACCGGGCCAACGGGTTGGTGGACATTCTCGAGGAAAGACTCCAGGGCAATGACGCGCCGGTTGTCCAGAAGGCGTTTGAGGCGAAGCTGATCGTCCGGGACTCGACGGGAAGGGCGGGGGATTACTGA
- a CDS encoding DUF1559 domain-containing protein — protein MSCQTVSSANPNYELRGAQSFTLIELLVVVAIIAVLVAMLLPALAEAREQARAAVCLSNLRQLGLAFEGYAQDFDGYVPCERVRPEGTAAQWYDLLGMARIIPSRKGILVCPGNPKVLGDEAWVNDPSTNYAQAHATCYAFHYQEFRAGRPCWWPPFRIGQFAEPARKIQLVGSGYSFAVYATDYILFGHEWYLAQVASVHHAGAQALYADGHAAWDSYASLTDPANLSWFFPDWE, from the coding sequence ATGAGCTGCCAGACTGTCTCTTCCGCAAATCCGAACTACGAACTTCGAGGCGCGCAGTCTTTTACCCTCATTGAGCTCCTGGTGGTTGTGGCGATCATCGCCGTATTGGTCGCCATGCTGCTGCCGGCGCTGGCGGAGGCGAGGGAGCAGGCTCGGGCGGCGGTGTGTCTGTCGAATCTGCGGCAGTTGGGACTGGCGTTCGAGGGTTACGCTCAGGACTTCGACGGGTATGTTCCCTGCGAGCGGGTCCGTCCGGAGGGAACCGCGGCGCAGTGGTATGACCTGCTCGGGATGGCGCGTATCATTCCAAGCCGCAAGGGCATTCTTGTCTGCCCCGGCAATCCGAAGGTCCTGGGCGATGAGGCGTGGGTGAACGATCCGAGCACCAACTACGCCCAGGCGCACGCGACGTGCTACGCGTTTCACTACCAGGAATTCCGGGCGGGCCGGCCGTGCTGGTGGCCGCCGTTCCGGATCGGACAGTTCGCCGAGCCGGCCCGCAAGATCCAACTGGTCGGCAGCGGGTACAGCTTCGCGGTCTACGCCACAGACTATATTCTGTTCGGCCATGAGTGGTATCTGGCCCAGGTCGCGTCCGTACATCATGCGGGCGCCCAGGCGCTCTACGCCGACGGCCACGCCGCGTGGGACAGCTACGCGAGCCTGACCGACCCGGCGAACCTGTCGTGGTTTTTCCCGGATTGGGAGTAG
- a CDS encoding endo-1,4-beta-xylanase produces the protein MRLAIVAVMLAAVSAAWADEPVRVSVALGPLEGGQMLARGEGIEAALAKPEFVAQVAGRTCWTIPASGEEARYLYVRVTDPRLKDGSMAVKVWAEVLDQPGVLQIDYDSYLFPWKSQSVQKGDTGQWKRFVFELPDATFINRCNGWDLRFASDQAMSIAAIGVELVGRTIAPEGFNRDWSVARLSRTDLARCGFAHGGVFWGPGGMTRDIYEKELDLTSELGFGWMRYWPEWAMLEPKKGEFDWTLSDYMVSEAKKRGIKMVGLVAFDTMWAADAPDEVTDWSRTKYPPRNLKDLSDYVYALVSRYKDDVKYWEGWNEQNAVGAFWLVPPSGRDPVEHYVAWQRTFYEAAKKADPQCVVLTGGFADGVNLMRELIGYYEKGLKGTFDAMNIHSYGKDPREHWVPGQIEGVIRVMRHFGDGDKKIWITETGWPVEKHPYSVTPAQQAQWAPWQLAVLLSYPQVERAFFYQLRDTTSNDAFGWYHFDFVARPVVAAWKEFLKTMPSTDGQ, from the coding sequence ATGCGTTTAGCGATAGTGGCGGTGATGCTGGCGGCGGTTTCGGCGGCTTGGGCGGATGAACCGGTGCGGGTGTCGGTGGCGCTGGGGCCGCTCGAGGGGGGTCAGATGCTGGCCCGTGGCGAGGGAATCGAGGCGGCTTTGGCCAAGCCGGAATTCGTGGCCCAGGTCGCCGGCCGGACTTGCTGGACGATCCCCGCCAGCGGCGAAGAGGCCCGCTACCTGTACGTGCGGGTGACCGATCCGCGGCTCAAGGACGGGAGCATGGCGGTGAAGGTCTGGGCCGAGGTGCTGGACCAGCCGGGCGTGTTGCAGATCGACTACGACAGCTACCTCTTTCCGTGGAAGTCGCAGTCGGTGCAGAAGGGCGATACGGGGCAATGGAAGCGATTCGTCTTCGAACTGCCTGATGCGACGTTCATCAACCGCTGCAACGGCTGGGACTTGCGGTTTGCCTCGGATCAGGCGATGTCAATCGCGGCGATCGGGGTGGAACTGGTCGGGCGGACGATCGCGCCGGAGGGATTTAATCGCGATTGGAGTGTGGCCAGACTGAGCCGGACGGACCTGGCCCGCTGCGGGTTCGCCCACGGCGGGGTGTTCTGGGGCCCTGGAGGGATGACCAGGGATATCTACGAGAAGGAACTGGACCTGACCAGCGAGCTGGGCTTCGGCTGGATGCGATATTGGCCGGAGTGGGCGATGCTCGAGCCGAAGAAGGGCGAGTTCGACTGGACGCTGTCGGACTACATGGTGTCCGAGGCGAAGAAACGCGGGATCAAGATGGTGGGGCTGGTGGCGTTCGACACGATGTGGGCGGCCGACGCCCCGGACGAGGTGACCGACTGGTCGCGGACCAAGTATCCGCCGCGGAACTTAAAGGACCTATCGGACTACGTTTACGCCCTGGTCTCGCGGTACAAGGACGATGTCAAGTACTGGGAGGGATGGAATGAGCAGAACGCGGTAGGGGCGTTCTGGCTCGTTCCGCCGTCGGGCCGCGACCCGGTGGAGCACTACGTGGCGTGGCAGCGGACGTTCTACGAGGCGGCCAAGAAGGCGGACCCGCAGTGCGTGGTGCTGACCGGCGGTTTCGCCGACGGGGTGAACCTGATGCGCGAGCTCATCGGCTACTACGAGAAGGGGCTCAAGGGGACCTTCGACGCGATGAACATTCACAGCTACGGCAAGGACCCGCGGGAGCACTGGGTTCCCGGACAGATCGAGGGGGTCATCCGCGTGATGCGGCACTTTGGCGACGGCGACAAGAAGATCTGGATCACCGAGACGGGCTGGCCGGTGGAAAAACACCCGTACTCGGTGACTCCGGCGCAGCAGGCCCAGTGGGCGCCGTGGCAACTGGCGGTGCTGCTGAGCTACCCGCAGGTTGAGCGGGCCTTTTTCTACCAGCTTCGTGACACGACGTCGAATGATGCGTTCGGGTGGTACCACTTCGACTTTGTGGCGCGGCCGGTGGTGGCGGCGTGGAAGGAGTTCCTCAAGACCATGCCATCGACCGACGGTCAATAG